A window of the Syntrophothermus lipocalidus DSM 12680 genome harbors these coding sequences:
- a CDS encoding Zn-ribbon domain-containing OB-fold protein, which translates to MEGRFIPQPSPVSKPYWEKASQEELWIQKCEDCSAHTFYPRVACPHCWGENLKWVKASGKGKIYTYTVVHRTDLDAFADKVPYIYAIVELEEGPRMSANIINCPVDEVHTGMPVQVVFEELGSDMKLPQFEPRSS; encoded by the coding sequence ATGGAAGGAAGGTTTATACCGCAGCCAAGCCCGGTATCAAAACCGTACTGGGAAAAGGCATCTCAAGAGGAGTTGTGGATACAGAAGTGCGAAGACTGCTCAGCACACACGTTCTATCCCCGGGTTGCCTGCCCGCACTGCTGGGGAGAAAATCTAAAATGGGTCAAAGCGTCAGGAAAAGGGAAGATTTACACGTACACCGTGGTCCACCGCACCGATCTGGACGCTTTTGCCGATAAGGTTCCTTATATATACGCAATAGTTGAACTGGAAGAAGGCCCAAGAATGTCGGCGAACATAATAAACTGTCCGGTAGACGAAGTACATACCGGAATGCCGGTTCAAGTAGTTTTTGAAGAACTCGGCTCTGACATGAAGCTGCCCCAGTTCGAACCTCGTAGCAGTTAG
- a CDS encoding M24 family metallopeptidase, with protein sequence MNFVPKTEIESRINKFQRQMKKSEMDGALLVLNADVFYFTGTVQNSVLWVPSEGEPVFMVRRSVERGRRESPLAHIVPIKSPRDVPEVLSRFGYTQSGRIGLELDVLPVNTFFFYQKLFPDTKFVDVTPMVKDIRAIKSAYEIEYLREACRTVDNAFREIPMLLHEGMTELELASQFEAVLRRNGHHGYNVMRAFNQGPSIGVTCAGESGGTPSYMDGPLGGPGPTPAFPHGAGWRTIKRNEPIIIDYACTVNGYTVDQTRVFCIGELPDYMVKAFEDAVLIQEEILKLIKPGTPCEEPYLLALELAEKMGYKDSFMGRPGDQVRFIGHGVGLELDENPVFAKGIKTPIMPGMTFALEPKFVFAEGAVGTENTFLMTENGPERLTITPEVITYLK encoded by the coding sequence ATGAATTTTGTTCCCAAAACGGAGATTGAGTCCAGGATAAATAAGTTTCAACGCCAGATGAAGAAAAGTGAAATGGACGGAGCCTTGTTGGTTTTGAATGCCGATGTTTTCTACTTCACCGGGACCGTACAGAACTCGGTATTATGGGTTCCATCAGAAGGTGAACCCGTTTTCATGGTCAGAAGGAGCGTGGAACGTGGACGCCGCGAATCTCCTTTAGCCCATATCGTACCGATAAAAAGTCCAAGGGATGTCCCCGAGGTTCTAAGCCGCTTCGGTTACACGCAGTCTGGGCGAATCGGGTTGGAATTGGACGTTTTGCCAGTCAATACCTTCTTTTTCTACCAAAAGCTGTTCCCTGACACCAAATTTGTGGATGTTACCCCAATGGTAAAAGACATACGGGCAATCAAATCCGCGTATGAGATAGAGTATCTACGTGAAGCCTGTCGGACGGTAGACAACGCGTTCCGAGAAATCCCCATGCTATTGCACGAAGGGATGACCGAACTCGAGCTGGCTAGTCAATTCGAAGCTGTTCTACGGAGGAATGGTCACCACGGGTATAACGTAATGCGGGCCTTTAACCAAGGGCCATCCATTGGGGTAACCTGCGCTGGCGAGAGCGGCGGTACACCTAGTTATATGGACGGACCTTTGGGCGGACCGGGACCGACTCCGGCTTTCCCCCATGGAGCCGGGTGGCGGACGATAAAGCGTAACGAGCCTATAATCATAGATTACGCCTGTACGGTAAACGGCTACACCGTAGACCAGACCCGGGTTTTCTGTATAGGGGAGCTGCCGGATTATATGGTCAAAGCATTTGAAGATGCCGTCCTGATACAAGAAGAGATACTGAAGCTGATAAAGCCAGGGACTCCGTGCGAAGAGCCGTATCTTCTCGCCTTGGAGTTGGCGGAAAAAATGGGCTACAAGGACAGCTTCATGGGACGCCCCGGGGACCAGGTGAGGTTCATCGGTCACGGAGTAGGACTAGAACTAGACGAAAACCCCGTTTTTGCAAAAGGTATCAAAACACCGATTATGCCGGGAATGACGTTTGCGCTAGAGCCCAAATTCGTTTTTGCTGAGGGAGCCGTGGGTACGGAAAACACTTTCCTGATGACCGAAAACGGCCCGGAACGGCTGACCATTACCCCCGAAGTCATAACCTATTTGAAGTGA